The sequence GCAAGGAACGGAAAGATTAGCGTGGCTTTCATCAATAGGATATCTCACTGGCCTTCGTGAGTTATCAATAAGTTTAAAAAACGTGAAAGATGTTCCAAGTAACATCTCTGATTTACAAAATCTTAGGATGCTCTCTATGTTCGATTGTGATGAATTTCCAAAAGCCATGGATACCCCTGGTTGCTTCCCCAATTTAGAACATCTATATATCTTATACAGCAACGTTACTACCCTCCCTGAAATTGCTATCATATTTCCCCAATTAGAGATTCTAGGGCTTAGCTGTTGCTGGAACCTTCCGAAAATTCCAAGACTTCCACATTGTATACAAGATGTATATGCAAAAGGGTGTAATTCGTTGAATTCACAATCAAGAAGAAGATTATTGAATCaggtctctctttctttctctcaaagttctagaattttttttttgttaattgaaGATTATTACTAAATTTGCTAAACTGAAGTTTCTTAATTTTGCTAATGGCAAGCAGTTTGGAGAATTTATAGGGCTTCAACAAAATATTGTATGTGCAAGGGGAATACGGCATCAGGATTCTGATTCTGAAACAAACTTTGAATCAGAATCAGAATTTGATTTCGATGAAGCTACATTTGGAACGGACTCTACATTTGAAATGAACTCTAATCCTGAAGCGGACAATGAATCTGTATCAGAATTTGAACTCGATGAAGCTACATCTGAAACGGACTCGACATGGATACTTTATGATGAGTATTCACTTATGCTTCCTGGAAGTAAGATTCCAAAGTGGTGGTTCAACCATCAAAGTGTTGGAAGTTCCATATCATTCATGGTCGGTCGGAAACTTCCATCAATCGCTTTCTGTGTTGCACTAAAACTGGAACTGAAGGATGTGACATATAGATTTGATAAGTTTAATTGTTCTATCTACATGAACACCATTGGTTTTGAAAGATTGCTCGGGTCTCTTGATAAGTCATTAGATTCCTCttcttttatgtggttcaaataTATAAGAGATAGCTCTTTGGAAGATATAATGCTGGAggattggaatgaaattaagATTCTATGTAAATGTTCAAATTTAGATCCTGAAATAGCAAAAATTACAATAGAAAGGTGCGGAGCCCATGTATCATGCATTTGTCCTCCTTGCAACTTCGCAGCAAATGAGGATGCTGACTTCAACGCATGTCCACCATTGAAGAAAtgagaaaccaaagaaaaggaaaaccaaagaaaaccCTTCCAAGTGCAACGCTCATGTCCAGgtactttcttcttttttattattcactCTCTCTGTttggaaaaccaaagaaaaggaaacaaacaagttttttttttggaaactcAAGGGCTCTGAGGGAAATGGAAGAGATAGATCCCAGGGATTTCAACAATGGAGCAGAAGATTCAGGGCTTCCAATCGCCCACACTTCTGTCAATGATGGTTCCAACTCCAAGTTATAAACCCCATCAAAGAAGGCAAGAAAATCTTTATCGAACTTAGATGCCAAGGTATGCCTCCTTCTTTAGTTGCATTTTTGGATTCACATCTTAATTAAAGGCTCAATTATAGAATttattgcaaacacttgaatcAGTAATGATGACTGAGCCACGACTTCAGCATTGTTGGGTTGATTTCTGTAGCTGTTGATGAAAGCAATTCCTCATACATATGAGTTTTGTGGCCAAAAATGATCATTCTGTTCCCTAGGATCCTCTGTTCTGGTATTTTGATGACTTCATACTTGATGGAACTGGGTTGAAGTCAGCATCCTCTGTTCTTGATTGAACTTCAAACAAATATGCCAAGGTACCATCATTACTCTGAattcgctttttttttttttaatcccaagtGAGTTACAAGCAGAGTCACCAAATATGAATTCACACTATATGCATTTGTGGTGATGAAAATTCTTTTGTAGGCACGAGAGGAAGCACATCAAGTATTTGATAAAATGTTACTTTGGGCTGAATGAATGAACTCACTCTCTTACATTACAAAAGAGGaggttcaatatatatatatatatatatataatgggaaATTGCTGTAAAGATTACACTATTGTATTTCTATTGTTAGCTGGTTGTTGAGGATTTATCTTTTGGATTTCAGCAAACACAATCAACTTCATTGCAAGTCCAGCTTGAAAGCTCAGCTGGGAATGGAAGAGCAAAGGATATTTTTGCAGATTCTCATTCAATTTAATGGCCTATTCATTCAGGGGCCAGCTAATCTGATATGTCATGTTAGCTGCTGGCAGCTTGAGCATGAAAGGTAACAGGTTTATGCATTTAGTTTTTGGGTACATGATGATGTATCTTGGTACTACTAGTACTTCACTGTTTTATGTGTAATAAATATGGTCATTCAGCTTCTCAAAGTGTAGATAGAAGTAGGATCCAGCAATTTAATAGCTGACATATAAGGTTTagatttcttaattttgtttga comes from Castanea sativa cultivar Marrone di Chiusa Pesio chromosome 3, ASM4071231v1 and encodes:
- the LOC142628573 gene encoding disease resistance protein RPS6-like; the protein is MKSLKYLTIHNVTCEDLKSLPNGLRLLDWNEFPLSSLPSTFEPTKLVVLNMQWSHIKLDEHFERCRFETLKYIDFKGCKNITKIPDLSVIAPSIEKLRLDSCINLVEVHQSVGLLEKLEYWDLDKCQNLRILPTKLQLKSLKRFFFFGSESLGQGTERLAWLSSIGYLTGLRELSISLKNVKDVPSNISDLQNLRMLSMFDCDEFPKAMDTPGCFPNLEHLYILYSNVTTLPEIAIIFPQLEILGLSCCWNLPKIPRLPHCIQDVYAKGCNSLNSQSRRRLLNQFGEFIGLQQNIVCARGIRHQDSDSETNFESESEFDFDEATFGTDSTFEMNSNPEADNESVSEFELDEATSETDSTWILYDEYSLMLPGRCDI